GAGCACAGCACAGCCAGCCGCCTGCTCACGTAATGTACCATGGCAGGGGAGGCGGCTCGAATGACAAAACTGCTACTTCTGCTTGTCTGCTGGATAAAATGCCTGCGGGCTGGACAAAGCATCCACTGAGGGCAAGCAGGGCGCCTTGAGACCCACAAATGCCCGGAAAATGCTATCGCTGTAGGGGTATTTGTCCGCCAGATGCCCCATGTCCTTACTGACAAATCACAGCCACTGGAGAGGTTTATGCTCCTCCCTGGGGGTCCCTTCCTgaccactttattattattattattattaaagacagagtcttgctctctcacccaggctggagcacagtgcacagtcatggctcactgcagcctcaacctccagggctcaagccatcctcccacctcagcctcccaagtagctgggagcacaggcacacaccattaggcccagctaattttttgtttccttttcttttcctttttttttttaaagaccaagTCTctatctgttacccaggctggagtgttgtagcacgatcttagctcactgcaacctccgcctctcgggttcaagcgattcttctgcctcagcctcccgagtagctgagattacaggcatgtgccaccacacccagctagtttttatatttttagtagaaatggggtttccccatgttggccaggctggtctggaacttctgaccttaagtgatctgcccgcctcagcctcccaaagtgctgggattacaggtgtgagccgctgcacccagcctctctctctctatatattttttgtaggcacttgtttttttgtagtgacttgtgtgtgtgttgttttgttgcccaggccggtttcaaactcctggcctcaagcgatctgcccacctaggcctctgaaagtgctagggttacaggtgtgagccacggttcCCGGCCAATCCACTTTACCTCATCCTGCCCCAGAAGGACTTTTGTGGTGAGCACAGGCTTGCTGACGTCACTGGCCACGCTGCTGGGCTCCAGGGAGACCAGGGTGCCCATCTTCCCAAACTGGGTCACCACCACCAGGATGTGACTGCTGAAGGCCGTGCACACCACCTGGGTGGGGACCCCGCATACCACCTCCGTCTTCTGTTTTGATATCACCAACGGCATGTCTTCCATGGCGGGGCTCTGCAGTGGCAGCTTTAATTTAGGttaaaaagaaaggggaaaaaaaggagtcAATCAAACAGTACAGCCTTGGGGCTCCCAAAAAAGTAGCACAGGGCATTGAAACGGAAACGCAAGGAGGCCCATTCAAAagaaggggccaggcgcggtggctcatgcctgtcatcccggcactttgggaggccgagacaggacgatcgttgaggccaggagttcgagaccagcctggccaacattgcgagacccccatctctaccaaaaaaaaaaataaaaaaatcagcagggcgcgcctgtggtcccagttactcaggaggctgaggcgggaagatcgcttcagcccgggaggtcgaggctgcggtgagccgtgatcacaccattgcattacAACCCGGGCagtagagcgagaccctgtccgtaaaaaaataaaacagaagcagGAGCGGGGCCGCCATAGAGACCGCGCCTGGGGCTTTCTGGGTTAGGGGATCGACTTGCACGTTCACACTGCCAGGCCGGGCAGTGGCTTCCCGCCCCTcggcctcgccgccgccccggcCCTGCAGCCGCGGCCCGGGACCCCCACGACACGCGGTGCCGAGGCCGGCCGGGCTACTGGGGACGCAGCCGCCCGAGGAAGCCCGCGAGTACCCGCGCTCACCAAGCCGGCGCCGCGCCCGGAAGTGGCTCTGCGTGCGCTACGCGGGCCCGCCCCGTCCGCGGGTTCCGTCCACCTTCCGGAAGTCAGGGCCGCGGCGCTTCTGGTCCCGGAGACTTGGGGCTCCCGGGCTTCTGAGCGGCTCGGGTTCCGCGCTGCCGGCAGGGCTTGGGGGCGCGTTAGAGCCGGACCCCGTTTTTTCAGGAAAGGGCCCTGCGACCACCCCCGTCC
This genomic interval from Gorilla gorilla gorilla isolate KB3781 chromosome 6, NHGRI_mGorGor1-v2.1_pri, whole genome shotgun sequence contains the following:
- the PSMG3 gene encoding proteasome assembly chaperone 3; the protein is MEDMPLVISKQKTEVVCGVPTQVVCTAFSSHILVVVTQFGKMGTLVSLEPSSVASDVSKPVLTTKVLLGQDEPLIHVFAKNLVAFVSQEAGNRAVLLAVAVKDKSMEGLKALREVIRVCQVW